The following proteins are encoded in a genomic region of Variovorax paradoxus:
- the rpsN gene encoding 30S ribosomal protein S14 produces the protein MAKQSLIQRELKRDKLVAKYAAKHAELKAISNDLKKSDEERAAARLGLQKLPRNANPTRQRNRCEITGRPRGTFRQFGLARAKIRELAFNGDIPGVTKASW, from the coding sequence GTGGCTAAACAATCTTTGATCCAACGCGAACTCAAGCGCGACAAGCTGGTCGCCAAGTACGCTGCGAAGCACGCGGAACTGAAGGCAATTTCCAACGACCTGAAGAAGAGCGACGAAGAGCGCGCTGCTGCCCGCCTGGGCCTGCAAAAGCTCCCGCGCAACGCGAACCCCACGCGTCAGCGCAACCGTTGCGAAATCACCGGTCGCCCCCGTGGCACCTTCCGTCAATTCGGTCTGGCCCGCGCCAAGATCCGCGAACTGGCTTTCAATGGCGACATCCCCGGTGTCACCAAGGCCAGCTGGTAA
- a CDS encoding esterase-like activity of phytase family protein has protein sequence MGAAFAGLGALALGGCQSPAVPSPGPGRLRRLAEAHWPHRLNIQGTTAGGLSGIDYDAQRSEYLLLSDDRSDLAPARFYAARWPSPWAQPPEPMDVVQLQRAEGGPWPERRGAEPGTPVPDPESLRLRPGTGTLLWVSEGDVGRGFGPALYESARDGRLLREFTLPPMFNPDPAHRRGPRDNLGFEGLAPTPDGRHAWLAMENALLQDGPVPTMGEVGGPCRLTRVDLETGRATRQIAYVPDAIPLRPLIPGSHADNGISEILMLDTDRMLVLERAYATGAGNSLRLYEIDTRDATDVLNIDMLAASNHRPAQKTLVADFASLGLSRLDNTEGMCWGPTLPGGQRLLVVVSDDNFNPLQTTQFAAFEYTDRP, from the coding sequence GTGGGCGCCGCCTTTGCAGGGCTGGGGGCCCTGGCTTTGGGTGGCTGCCAAAGTCCGGCGGTCCCGTCGCCGGGACCAGGACGGCTGCGCCGCTTGGCCGAGGCGCACTGGCCGCACCGGCTGAATATACAGGGCACGACGGCAGGCGGCCTCTCCGGCATCGACTACGACGCCCAAAGAAGCGAGTACTTGCTACTCAGCGACGACCGATCAGATCTGGCTCCGGCGCGTTTCTACGCCGCGCGCTGGCCCTCGCCATGGGCGCAGCCGCCGGAACCCATGGATGTGGTGCAGCTGCAACGCGCCGAAGGTGGCCCGTGGCCCGAGCGGCGCGGCGCAGAACCCGGAACCCCGGTTCCAGACCCCGAATCGCTGCGTCTGCGGCCAGGCACCGGAACCCTGCTCTGGGTGAGCGAAGGCGACGTGGGGCGCGGTTTCGGACCCGCACTCTACGAATCGGCACGCGATGGCCGCTTGCTGCGCGAATTCACCCTGCCGCCCATGTTCAACCCCGATCCGGCGCATCGCCGCGGTCCGCGCGACAACCTGGGCTTCGAGGGCCTGGCGCCGACGCCCGATGGCCGCCACGCCTGGCTCGCGATGGAAAACGCGTTGCTTCAGGACGGCCCGGTTCCCACCATGGGCGAGGTGGGCGGCCCCTGCCGGCTGACCCGGGTCGATCTGGAGACCGGCCGGGCCACGCGCCAGATTGCCTATGTTCCCGATGCGATTCCGCTGCGGCCGTTGATTCCCGGCAGCCATGCCGACAACGGGATCAGCGAGATCCTGATGCTCGACACCGACCGCATGCTGGTGCTCGAGCGCGCTTATGCGACCGGCGCCGGAAACTCGCTGCGCCTTTATGAAATCGATACCCGTGACGCCACCGATGTGCTGAATATCGACATGCTCGCCGCAAGCAACCATCGTCCCGCCCAGAAGACGCTGGTCGCCGACTTCGCCTCCCTCGGCCTTTCGCGCCTCGACAACACCGAAGGCATGTGCTGGGGGCCGACGCTGCCCGGCGGCCAGCGCCTGCTGGTGGTCGTGAGCGACGACAATTTCAACCCGCTGCAGACAACCCAGTTCGCGGCATTCGAATACACCGACCGACCATGA
- the rplN gene encoding 50S ribosomal protein L14 produces the protein MIQTESRLEVADNTGAKSVLCIKVLGGSKRRYASVGDVIKVSIKEAAPRGRVKKGEIYSAVVVRTAKGIRRADGSLVKFDGNAAVLLNAKLEPIGTRIFGPVTRELRTEKFMKIVSLAPEVL, from the coding sequence ATGATCCAAACTGAATCCCGGCTCGAAGTGGCCGACAACACAGGCGCGAAGTCCGTCCTGTGTATCAAGGTGCTCGGTGGCTCCAAGCGGCGTTATGCCAGCGTGGGCGACGTCATCAAGGTCAGCATCAAGGAAGCCGCTCCGCGTGGTCGCGTCAAGAAGGGCGAGATCTACAGCGCAGTGGTGGTCCGCACCGCCAAGGGCATCCGTCGCGCCGACGGTTCGCTCGTTAAATTCGATGGCAACGCAGCCGTGTTGCTCAACGCCAAGCTGGAGCCCATCGGCACCCGCATCTTCGGACCGGTGACGCGCGAGCTGCGCACCGAAAAGTTCATGAAGATCGTGTCGCTGGCCCCCGAAGTTCTGTAA
- the rplE gene encoding 50S ribosomal protein L5 gives MARLQQHYREKIAKDLTEKFGYKSPMQVPRLTKITLNMGVGEAVADKKVLDNAVADLTKIAGQKPVVTKSKKAIAGFKIRENQPIGCMVTLRGVQMYEFLDRFVTIALPRVRDFRGISGRAFDGRGNYNIGVKEQIIFPEIEYDKVDALRGLNISITTTAKTDEEAKALLAGFRFPFKN, from the coding sequence ATGGCACGTCTCCAACAACACTATCGCGAAAAGATCGCGAAAGACCTGACGGAAAAGTTCGGCTACAAGTCGCCGATGCAGGTCCCCCGCCTCACCAAGATCACGCTCAACATGGGCGTGGGTGAAGCTGTCGCCGACAAGAAGGTTCTCGACAACGCTGTCGCCGACCTGACCAAGATTGCCGGCCAGAAGCCCGTGGTCACCAAGTCGAAGAAGGCCATCGCCGGTTTCAAGATCCGCGAAAACCAGCCCATCGGCTGCATGGTCACGCTGCGTGGCGTGCAGATGTATGAGTTCCTGGACCGTTTCGTGACCATCGCGCTGCCGCGTGTTCGCGACTTCCGCGGCATCTCCGGCCGTGCGTTCGACGGCCGTGGCAACTACAACATCGGCGTCAAGGAACAGATCATTTTCCCTGAGATCGAATACGACAAGGTCGATGCCCTGCGCGGTCTCAACATCAGCATCACGACGACGGCTAAGACCGACGAAGAAGCCAAGGCGCTTCTCGCTGGTTTCCGTTTCCCGTTCAAGAACTGA
- the rplX gene encoding 50S ribosomal protein L24, producing the protein MNKIRKGDQVIVLAGRDKGKRGVVSLRKDDSHLVVDGVNIVKKHAKPNPLKGTTGGIVEKTMPIHQSNVAIFNAATGKADRVGIKITQGADGKRVAVRVFKSSGDEIKFA; encoded by the coding sequence ATGAACAAGATTCGCAAAGGCGACCAGGTCATCGTGTTGGCCGGGCGCGACAAAGGCAAGCGCGGCGTCGTCTCGCTGCGCAAGGACGATTCGCACCTCGTCGTCGACGGTGTGAACATCGTCAAGAAGCACGCCAAGCCGAACCCCCTCAAGGGTACGACCGGCGGCATCGTCGAGAAGACCATGCCCATTCACCAATCCAACGTGGCGATCTTCAATGCCGCGACCGGCAAGGCCGATCGCGTGGGCATCAAGATCACCCAGGGTGCTGACGGCAAGCGCGTGGCTGTTCGCGTCTTCAAGTCCAGCGGCGACGAAATCAAGTTCGCCTAA
- the rpsH gene encoding 30S ribosomal protein S8 — protein MSMSDPIADLLTRIRNAQMVAKPTVSIPSSKVKIAISQVLKDEGYIDGFEVKTEGGKSELVITLKYYAGRPVIERIERVSRPGLRVYKGSASIPQVQNGLGVAIVTTPQGVMTDRKARATGVGGEVLCYVA, from the coding sequence ATGAGCATGAGTGATCCCATTGCCGACCTGCTGACGCGTATCCGTAACGCGCAGATGGTGGCGAAGCCCACTGTGTCGATCCCGTCTTCCAAGGTGAAGATCGCGATCTCGCAAGTCCTGAAGGACGAGGGCTATATCGACGGTTTCGAGGTCAAGACCGAAGGCGGCAAGTCCGAACTCGTCATTACCCTGAAGTACTACGCTGGCCGCCCGGTCATCGAGCGCATCGAGCGCGTGAGCCGTCCCGGCCTGCGCGTGTACAAGGGCAGTGCTTCCATTCCGCAAGTCCAGAACGGCCTCGGCGTCGCGATCGTCACGACCCCCCAGGGCGTGATGACCGACCGCAAGGCGCGCGCTACCGGTGTCGGTGGCGAAGTGCTGTGCTACGTCGCCTAA